The Candidatus Alcyoniella australis region TCAGCGCCGCTTTGGTGGCTGCCGCGCCCCTGGCCGCGCTGTTCCTGGCGCCGCCGAGCTTCGACCTGCTCCCCGATCCCTCGCCCGAGGTGAGCTTGGCCTCGAACTATACGGGCTATCAGGTGCTGCTCGACAAAGGTCGCTCGACCGTTTGGTCCACGACCAAATACAAGGGCGTCTATCGCTTCGATCTGCCCATCGACGATCGCCGCTGTCAGAGTATCGACCTGCACTCGGATGAGGTGCAGGAAGTGGCACTGCTGCCCAACGGCGGAATTCTATTCGTGGAGCGCGACGAGCTGACCCTTTGGGTCGTGGACCCGACAGGGAGGGTGCTAAGCAAAATCGGCCGCCTCGGCGGTAGCGCCCACGGCTCGGTGCGGCCGCTGCTGCCCGGCCGGATCCACGACCTGATCGTGGACAGCGAGAACAGCGGCCTGCTGGCCTACGTCTTCTCGTCGCCGCTGCCGCAGGCCGAGTACCGCTGGCCCGGCGGCACATCCAAGGGGTCGGTGCTGCACCCAGTACGCGATAGGGTCTACGCCATCGTCGAGATGCTCGGACTGTTGATCGAGCTCGACCTGCGCGACCTGCGGGAGCTGCGCAGCCTCGAGATCGGCAGGGGCGGCGAGCGGATGACCATCGATCCGCAGTCTGACCTGTGCTGGATTCCGGTGCCCCCCGCCGCCTGTCTGCTGGCCGTGGACCTGGAGCGGTTCGAAATCGTCGAGCGTCTGACCGCCGCGCCCGGGGTGCGCGTGGCTGCGGTCGACAGTCGGCGAGAGCTGCTGGTCTGCGGCGGGTTCAGCAGCTATGTGGAGATATTCGACTTGCGCGACAGGTCGCTGCTGGCGCGGCTGCGGGCCGCGCCCTGGCAGCGCTCAATCGTCCTGGACCCCGAGACGGGGATCGCCTACATCAACACCGCGCACTCCGGGATCTACACCTTCGACTATGTCCGGGCGGCCCAAAGGGCGTGGGAGGGCGCAGAGCGCCCGCGGACCCGGCCGCTGTGGCTGGCGGTCAACTACCTCGGGTCGCGCCTCTCCGGTGGTCTGTTCGAGAGCCTCTGGCACAGCGAGTAATCCGGGTCAGTGCAGCAGCCCTGATAGGTCGTCGTCGTGCTCGAAGCGCTCCTCAAGCTCCATCGCGCGCAGCTTGCGTCTGCGGCGCACCAGCGAGATCGCGGCTGCGAACAGCATCAGCAGCGAGGTCAGGGCCCAGACCCAACGCCGCGAGAGGAACAGCCCCAGCCAGGTGTGGTGCAGCTCCAGGTAGCGGCGCCAATCGTGCTCTAGCGCGTGGATGTCGCGCCCCAGGGCCCGTTCGCAGGCGATCTCCACCGGCAGGCCCTGGGCCAGCAGCTCGAGAAAGCGGCCCAAGCCCTCGGGACCGAAATTGTCGAGCAGAAAGGCGACGAAGCTCTGACTCTGGGCGTAGGCCAGGTGCACGCGCGGCTCGTCTTCGGGGAAGCGTTGGACCAGCTGGGCCAGGGGGATCAGCCGTCCGCGCACCACGGCCCAGGTCAGGGTCGTGGCCGTGCCCAGGCTCCACTCGCGGGCCGCGGTCTTGGCGTAGCCCTCCTCGAGCCAGCGCGGCACGTCGCGGCCGCCGAGCTTGGCGTGCAGCATCAGGTGCGCCAGCTCGTGCACCAAAACCTGAGTCGTCAACAGCTCGCGCCCCTCGCCGCGCGCCGCGTTCTGGCTAAGCAGTACGATCAGGCCCGACTCGGGCCGGGCCCAGCCCACGGACCACTGCGGCGGAGTGCGGCCCGGCGAGATCTCGTCGTAGGTCGACCGATCCGGCGCCAGATAGACCTTGAATCGCGGCTGGCGCGGCAACTGCAAGTCGCGCTCAATGCGCTGCACCGTGGGTGGGATGATCTGAGCCAGTTTTTCGGCGGCCAGAGAGTCGGAGCGCTGATAGTGGATCGTGGCGTAATCGGTCTGGATCAGCAGCCAATCGGCGCGGCCCGCGCCCAAAAGTAACGCGAGCAGCAGCGTGCCGATCAATCGGCTCCGATGCCCAGGCGTTCGCGCAGCACTCGAGCCTCCAGACCGGCGATCCGCACGCGTTTGCGGCGCGAGCTCTGGCCCGAGACGATATTCACCGAGGACTTGGATACGCCCAAGGTCTTGGCCAGCAGTTTGATCAGCGCCTTGTTGGCCTCGCCCTCGACCGGCGCTGCGCGCAGTTTGAGCTTGAGCGCGCCCTGGACCACACCCGCGGGCTGGTCGCGGTGCGAGCGCGGCGTAACCGAGACGCTGAACTCGATCCAGCCCTCGCCTTGGGCGATCTCCAACATTGTCGGGCTACTTGAGCTGCGAGACCTTCTTGGCGTCGGCGTCGGACTCGGATGCCTGCTCGGTGAGGCCCTCGAGCAGCTTGCGGTGGGTGTCGATGATCCCACGCAGGTTGGCTTCGAGCACCGTGCGTTGGCGCTTGAGCTCGTTGATCTCCTCGCTGACCCGCGCGACCTCGGCGTGCGCCTGGTCGATCTGTCGCTCGCCGCGCAGCTTGGACTCGGCCACGATCACCTCGGCCTCTTTGCGGGCGTTGGCGATGATGTCGTCGGTCACGCGTTGGCAGGATAGCAATGCGGATTTAAGCGTGTTTTCCTGCTCGCGTAGCGCTGCGATTTGGTTCTCGAGTTGGCGCAGCCGCTCACGCTGCTCCTCGTTCTGCCCGATTTTGCTCTCCAATTCGGCGCGCACCAGCTCGAGGAAACTGTCGACCTCGGCCGCGTTGTAGCGGCCGCCTTTTTTCTTGAACTGCTGCTGCTGGATGTCCAGCGGCGTGATTTTCATTCCAGACCTCCCGGTCAATATCGATTCGCCCTATTTTCGGGGCGTTTTTAGGATCTCAGATCAGGGGGCGATGTCAAGTAAAAGTTGAATGTTATATATTCACGGCTTGACGTATCGCCGATCTAACCGCGAGGAACTGATGGATCTGTTGCCCGGCAATCCAAAGACCACCAGGCGTATCAGTATCGTTGCGCTGGTCGGCCTGATCGTGCTGCTGGGCGTGAGCAACTGGATCTTTATCAGCTACAAGTCGGCCCCGCGCGGCGTGGACGAGCTCGACGTGTGGTCGGGCACGCTGATCTACATTACTCAGGGCTACGGCCTGGCCGGGCTGTTCACGGCTCAGCCGCAGGACTTCATGAACATGCCTCCGCTGCTGCCCTGGGCAGGCTGGATCGCCCGCGAGCTGGCCGGCCCGAGCTACGCGGCGATGGCCTTGGTGGTCACGCTGTTTCAGGCGTTGCTGCTGCTGGCGGTCTTCAACATCGGTCGGCGGCTGGCCGGCGATGTGGAGGGGCTGCTCGCGGCCTGCGTAGTGGCCTGCTCGCCGATCGTGATGCCCTTTGCCCGCACCTTTATGACCAACGTGCCGGCCCTGGCCATGGCGGCCTGCGTGATTTGGAGCCTGCTGTACTCCGAGCGCTTTACGCGGCGGGGCAGCGGAGTGCTGGTCGGCGTGGTGCTGGGCCTGGCGCTGCTTTCCGAGCGCGGCACGCCGCCGCTGCTGTTGAGCGTTCCGCTGCTGTACTACGCACTGCTCTCGCTGTACAGCGTGCGCCGTCGCCGCCGGGCGCTGCTGCGCGTGCTGGGCCGCGGCCTGTGCGCTGTTGCCATCGCCCTGGCGCTTTCCGCCCTGTATTTGCGGCAGTACCTGCGGCAGAACCTGGATCACATCTCCGAGCTGGCCTCGGACGATTTC contains the following coding sequences:
- a CDS encoding peptidase MA family metallohydrolase → MIGTLLLALLLGAGRADWLLIQTDYATIHYQRSDSLAAEKLAQIIPPTVQRIERDLQLPRQPRFKVYLAPDRSTYDEISPGRTPPQWSVGWARPESGLIVLLSQNAARGEGRELLTTQVLVHELAHLMLHAKLGGRDVPRWLEEGYAKTAAREWSLGTATTLTWAVVRGRLIPLAQLVQRFPEDEPRVHLAYAQSQSFVAFLLDNFGPEGLGRFLELLAQGLPVEIACERALGRDIHALEHDWRRYLELHHTWLGLFLSRRWVWALTSLLMLFAAAISLVRRRRKLRAMELEERFEHDDDLSGLLH
- a CDS encoding DUF167 domain-containing protein yields the protein MLEIAQGEGWIEFSVSVTPRSHRDQPAGVVQGALKLKLRAAPVEGEANKALIKLLAKTLGVSKSSVNIVSGQSSRRKRVRIAGLEARVLRERLGIGAD
- a CDS encoding DivIVA domain-containing protein, whose amino-acid sequence is MKITPLDIQQQQFKKKGGRYNAAEVDSFLELVRAELESKIGQNEEQRERLRQLENQIAALREQENTLKSALLSCQRVTDDIIANARKEAEVIVAESKLRGERQIDQAHAEVARVSEEINELKRQRTVLEANLRGIIDTHRKLLEGLTEQASESDADAKKVSQLK